From Gemmatimonadota bacterium:
AGAGGATCGGCGCGGTGCGCAGCATCCGGTAGTTGGCGTCGCGGAACGGCTTGGGGGCCACGTTCTGCGTCTGGCCGGTGCGATAGTCGAACTTCGTCACCTTGCCGCCATACATGATGTTGGGATCGAGCGGGTCGGGGGCGACGTAGCCGTACTCCTCGACCCCGACCGGGCGCCACTCGCGGAAGGTGAGCTGCCCGTCGTTGCCGCGGCTCTGCACGCACGCCGACCCCGACTCCTGCTGTCCGCCGCACACGCGATACGGGAAGGAGTTGTCGGTGGTGACGTGATAGAACTGCGCCGTCGGCTGGTTGTACCACGAGCTCCAGCTCTCACCACCGTTCACGGTGATGATCGCCCCCTGGTCGGCGGCGATGAGGATGATGTCGGGGTTGTCGGGGTTGATCCAGATGCGGTGATAGTCGTCGCCGCCAGGTGCACCGCGGATCATCTTCCACGTCACGCCGGCATCGACCGACTTCCAGGTGACGATGCTCCCGCTGTACACGACGTCGGCGTTCTTCGGGTCGACCTTCACCTCGGCGAAGTCCGACCCGCGGTTGTGCACGCGCTCGTCGGTCGACGTCCTGGCCCACGAGGCGCCAGCGTTGTCGGAACGGTAGATGCCGCTGCGGTCGCCCGCGTCGATGGTGATGTAGAGTCGCTGCGGGCGGCTCGCCGACCTCGCGATCCCGATGCGCCCCAGCCCCTCGGCCGGCGTCGGCAGGCCGTTCATGATCGGCGTCCACGAGTCGCCACCGTCGGTCGACTTGAAGAGCCCCGTCCCCGGTCCCTGCCACACGCCGTTCTCCCACGGCCCCTGTCGCGCCTCCCACAGGGCGGCGTAGAGCGTATTGGGATCGTCCGGCGCCATGACGATGTCGATCGCCCCGGTGTTCTCGTCCTTGCCGAGGATCTTCTTGAAGGTGCGGCCGCCATCGAGCGAGCGGTACAAGCCGCGCTCCTCGTTAGGGCCGTACGGGTGCCCGAGCACGGCGACAAAGAGCCGGTCGGGATTCCGCGGGTCGATCACGATCTGCGGGATCTGCTGTCCGTCGCGCAGCCCCAGGTGCGCCCACGTCTTCCCCGCGTCGGTGCTCTTGTAGATCCCGTCGCCCGTCGAGAGGTCGGGGCGCTGCAACCCCTCACCACTCCCGATGTAGATGATGTTCGGGTCGCTCGGCGCCACCGCCAGCGCCCCAATCGATCCGCTGGGCTGCCCGTCGAAGATCGGCGTCCAGGTGCGCCCGTAGTCGGTCGTGCGCCAAGCCCCGCCGTTGACCGCGGCGATGTAGAAGACGTTGGGCTGCTGCCGCACCCCCGTCGCCGCCTTGGTGCGCCCGGCGCGAAACGGGCCGATGTGGCGCCACCGCAGCTCCGAGAAGAGCGGGCTGGTGGGGGCCTGGGCCTCGAGCGTGGGGACGGCGGTCGCGGCGAGGGCGAGCGCGGCGAGAGCGACTCGCACCGCGGAGTGGCCCGACAGGCGCGACAGGGGGCGCGAGAAGGAGCGAGTCAGGGGGCGAACGAACGAGAACGGCGACATGGGACCGTGGCGACGAGTGGGAGAAACGACGCCCGGGTGACGCGGCGTCGCACCATGGTCATACGCATCACCCGCCGTCACCGCTAGACGGCGCGCCCCCCCACGGTGTCAGGGAGCAGGATCTCGTGGTTCACGGCCCGTCTCGCGCTCGCGAGCCTCCTTGAGGCGTCGCAGCGCCACGCGCGCCCCCTCGGCCTCTCGCGTCCCCGGAAAGCGCTCCGCCAGGCGCCGCAGCTCGACCAGGGCGCGCCCGTCGTCGCCTAACGCCCCCAGGTACAGGTCGGCCAGCCGCTGGGTGGCATACAGCTCCGACTCGCGCGACGCCCCCACGCGGCGCAGCGCGCCGAACAGCTCGGCGGCGCGTCCCGCATTTCCGGCCCGCACGTGCAACTCCGCTGCCTGGCGCAGCGCGCGCGTGTTCTCCGGCTCGGCGACCAGCGTCGCCTCGTACGCCTCGATCGCCCCGGCTACGTCCCCGGCGACTTCGAGCGCATCATGCGCCGAAAAGGTGGCCTCGTACGGGACGCTCGATCCGCTGGGGTGCACGAAGGCGGCGATGGCGGCCGCGCTCCCCTCGGCAAAGCCCGACGAGAACTTCATGACGATGAAGCCGGCCACACCCCCCATCGCCACGGCCGTGACGAGGAGCCAGTAGCCCTTGATCCCCAGGAGGATGCCGAGCGGGATGCCGATCGCGCCGAAGATGACGCCGAGGCTGACCCCGGCGACGAGGGAGCGCGCGCGCGTCGGGTCAGCGCCCGGGCTGCGGCCCATTCCCGTCTCCGTCAGATGCAACCGGCGCTGGCGCCGCGACCATCCCCCGGCGAATGGCGGCCGAGAAGTCCTCGCCGGCACGGACCGCACGCGCCCGCTCGTTGATGCGGAAGCGCGCGCGCACGTCCTCCAGCGTCCCCGTCGCCTCGATGAGCCCGAGCGAGAGCGCCAGTTCGTCGGCGTAGCCCGGGAGAAGCGTGCGAACGCTGGAGGGGATGCGCCCCGGGACCATCCGGTTGACGTGATCGACCAGGTTGGACGTGCAGTTGTTGGTCAGCGTGTTGTAGAACTCGGGCGTCTCCTGCACCGCGTTGGCTCGGCGCATCATCTCCACGAACATCTGCCGCACGCGGGCTGGCGGCGCGGCGATGGGATAGAGGAAGACGTCGTCGCCGTCGAACAGCGCCCGGCGGCCGATGAGGTCGCGCTCCGTCCCCACGATGTACGCGAGTTCGAAGCGGCGCAGCACGCCCGGTACGAGCCCATACTCCTCACCCACCTCTCGGCGCGCCTCCACCGAGACTGCGATGTGTTCGCCATCGCGAAAGCCGAACGAGACGAAGGCGTGCGCCGGCCCGCGCCAGGTGGTGGAGAATGGGGTCAGGATGAACCAGACCGATTCGATCGCCGACAGATCGTACCGCCGATCGCGAAAGCCCGGCGTATACGCGGTACTCGAGGTGTAGGCGAAGTCGCGCACGCCGCGGAGCGTGACGGCGCTATCGCCCTCGAAGTCGGCGCGCGCCAACCGCGCATGATCACCGTCCCAGCTGCGCGCGGCCGACGGGCGCTGCGGGAGCGCCACGATCGCCCAGGCACCGGCGGCGGCGACCAGCAGCACGGCGAGCGACCGGCCGATCCAGGTGAGGATGCGCATGCGGGGTGCCTAACGTTTCGCTTCGGGCGAGCGCCCGAGGACCGAGGCCACCGTCATGTGCCCGGTCACGTTGAGCGTGGTCTTGAAGATGTCGGGGACGGCGTCGAGGGCAATGAGGATCCCGACGCCTTCCACCGGCAGCCCCACCGAGGGAAAGAGCGGCGCAATGATGAACAGCGAGCCGCTCGGGATCCCGGGGACCGAGAAACTCATTACCACGGCCGCGATGTAGAAGGTCGCCAGCGACTGGAAGCCAAACGGAACGCCATACAGCTTGGCGATGAACAGCCCGCCCACGATCCACGAGACCGCCAGGTTGAGCCGGAAGACCGACGCCGACAGCGGGATCACGAATCCCGAGACGTCACGCGGCAATCCCAACGCCTGCTCGGCGGAATCGAGCATCGCCGGAAGGGCGGCCAGCGACGAGCGCGTCCCCATGGCGACGGCCTGCGGCGGGAGCGCGGCGCGGGCGAACACGCGCGGCGACACGCGGCCGAGCACCACGGCCACGGGATAGAGCAGGAGGATCGCCGCCACGAGCAGTGCGACGTGGGTCGCCAGGTAGAAGCCGATCGCGCCGGCCCCCGAGACCCCGAGCTTGGCCCCCAGCGAAACGGCGAGCGCGAAGATGCCTAACGGGGAGGCCCACAGCACGGCCCGCACGAGGACCAGCATCGCATCGCCCGTCGCCTGGAAGACGCCGAGCACCGCGCCCCGCGTCTCCTCTGCCAGGCGGGAGATCGCGAGCGCGAAGGCGACCGTGAAGACGATGAGCGGAAGCATCGCCCCGTCGACCGCCGCGGCGAGCGGGTTCACCGGGACGAGCGAGGTGAGCCAGGCGCTAAACCCCGGGAGCGGGGGGACGGTGGTCGTGACGCCTGCCACGCGCTCGCGCAGCGCCGCCGCCGATGCCGCATCGACGGTGAGGCGCTCGTAGATCGGCGGCGCGACGAGGGCGGTGAAGAGCGCGATCCCCGCCAGCAATCCGACGAACAGGAGGAGGGCGCGGATCCCCAGTCGCCCCACCGAACCCAGGTCGCGCATCCCGGCGATCCCGGTGATCAGGAGCGAGACGACGAGCGGGATCACCGTCATCCGGATCGCGTTCACCCACAGCGTCCCCACCGGGTCGCTCACGGCGAGGAGCAGCGAGGCCGCGTCCGGCGATGCCGACGCGGCCGTGGCACCGACGGCGAAGCCGGTGGCGAGGGCGAGAATGGCTGCGGGGCCGCCGCTGATGCGCATGGCCCCAATGCTACGGGGCGTGCCGGTGATGCTCAACCACCGGCACGCCGGTGGTGCTCAACCACCGGCACGCCGGTGAGGCTCAACCACCGGCACGCCGGTGAGGCTCAACCACCGGCACGCCGGTGAGGCTCAAACAGCAGGGCGCCTCGCGCCGTTGCCCCGGCGTCGTTAGGCCCGCGCGAGGCCGCCCCGTCGCGCTAGAACAGCCCCCACTTGACCCCGAGGCGCCACACCAGCATCGGCGTCTCGCCCTCGTTCACCCGCAGCTGCACGTTGTTGTTCGGGAGGTCGATGATGTCCCCCCGCTTGAGGTAGCGGGTATTCCCGTTGCCGTGCCACCGCGCTCCGATGTCGATCGCCCCCTGCTTCGACTGGCCGACGGGGATCAGGATCCCGGCCCCGCCGGTCCAGGCGAAGATGGCGTCGTCGTAGTTGTTGGTGCTGGCGAACTCCTCGTCGGCGAAGGTCCCCTTCACGCTCGACTCGGTCCAGAAGACGGCGAAGCCCGCCGTGCCGTTCACGTAGGGGCGAATGGGCCCCGACGGCGCGGTGATCTGCGGCCCGAGCCCCATCCAGAAGATGTTGTTGGACGTGGTGAGATCGACGGTGATGCGCCCGCCGATCGTCGAGCTGAGCGGGACACGCTTGGTCTCGCGCCCGTAGCCGAGGAAGCCGAGTTCACCCCCCAGGCTGAAGATGCCCTGGCGGTCCAGCTTGTAGTGCACGTTGCCGTCGAGGCCGAACCCCTGCTTCACGTTCTGCTTGAAGTCCTGCTGCGGCACAGCATACGACAATGAAAGGCCGGCGAAGACGGGGGAGCGCCTGGGCCCCACCCCGGGCTTGTTGGACTCCTTGCCGACCGTGAAGACCTGCGCACCTGCCGCCGCCGGGAGCATCACCAGCGCCAGCCCCGCCATCACTCTCCTCGCGTACCACATACGTTCCTCGAACACTGCGTGGGGGGATCTCGTGCACCTGTTGCACGATGTCTCTGGTACGCCGTTCCCCCCGGCCGTGTTTCATCACGACACGCCGCGCATCCGCGCGACCTCGCTAGCTTGTCCGCATGGAATTCGATGACCCCGAAGAGTTCGACCTCGGCGACGGCACCGCCGACACCGAGACGACCGTTACCTGCCCGCACTGTGGGGAGGAGGTCGAGATCGCCGTCGACCCCGGCAGCGGCGCCGCACAGGAGTACGTCGAGGACTGCCAGGTGTGCTGTCGTCCGTGGAACGTGCACGTCACGTTCGACGACGAGGGGCACGCCGAGGTCGAGGTGTCACCACTCGACGAGTAGGAGCCAGCGCACCAGCGGTGGGCGGCGCACCGGCCGAGGCACGGGCCGGGAGCGGTCGACCGGTTGTGCGTTGGTGTGTAAACGAAGCGCACTTCCACGAGTCGATCGGGGACGGAGGCGATCGCGGCACGAGGCGACGCTGCGCCACCCCTCGCCCGCGACGCTCGTGGCCTCCATCACCGCCCCACTCGCACGCATCGCATGACCTCCCCCTGGCCCATCTCCCTCGACGATGTCCGCGCGGCGCACGCGCGGCTGGCGCCCTACCTGCAACCGTCGCCGTTGTACAACTATCCGCTGCTGGACGCGGCGGTGGGTCACGGCATCCAGGTGCTGGTCAAGCACGAGAACTTCAACCCGACCAATTCCTTCAAGGTGCGGAACGGGCTGTCGTTCATGACGGCACTTCCCGACGCGCAGCGCGCACGCGGGGTGGTCGCCGCCACGCGCGGCAACCACGGGTTGGGGATCGCCTACGCCGGGAAGACGTTCGGCGTGCGCACCGTCATCTGCGTCCCCGTCGGCAACAACCCCGACAAGAACGCCGGGATGCGCGCGTTAGGCGCCCGGGTCATCGAGGAAGGGCGCGACTACGATGAGTCGGTGCAGGTCGCGCAGCGACTCGTCGAGGCCGACGGCCTGGCGCTGGCCCACTCCACCAACGACCGCACCGTGCTGGCCGGCGCCGCGACGCTGTCGCTGGAGATGTTCGAACAGGCGGGGACGCTCGATGCGATCGTCGCGGTGGTGGGCGGTGGCTCGCAGGCGGTGGGGGCGATCACCGTGGCGCGCGCTCTCGCCATCCACCAAGGTCTACGCGGCCCAAGCCACCGGCGCTGCGGCGGCGCACGACTCGTGGCACAGCGGCCAGCGCATCACCCGGGAGCGTGCCGACACCTTTGCCGACGGTCTCGCCACGCGCAGCACCTACGACCTCACCTTTCCCGCGCTGCAGGCGGGGCTCGCCGGCTTCGTCACGGTGAGCGACGCCGAGATCGCCGACGCGGTGCGCCTGCTCATGTCGACCACGCACTCGCTGGTGGAAGGGGCCGGCGCCGGTGGGCTGGCCGCGCTCCGCACGCTGGCCCCGCAGCTGGCGGGACAACGCGTCGGGATCATCGTGAGCGGCGGCAACATCGACGAGGCAACGCTCCGGCGCATCATCCTGCGGGAGCTCTAGGAACGATCGCACGCAGCGAGGGCGAGGCCGCGTGGCCTCGCCTCGGCGTCGTTACGCCGCGCTGGGCGTCTGGTCGAGCAGAAGCCGCACGCGTCCGCGCAGTTCGTCCAGCGTGAACGGCTTGTGCAGGAAGTGCGAGATCCCGCCTCCGGCGCTCAAGTGCGCCTCGCGCTCGTGCGTGTAGCCGGACATGAAGAGGATGCACAGGTCGGGACGCTCGAGCTGGAGCGCCGACGCCAGCTCGCGCCCCCCCATCACCGGCATCACGATGTCGGTGAGCAGGAGATCGACTTGCGTCCCCAGTTCGCGGGCGATGGTCAGCGCCTCCGCGCCGTTGGCCGCTTCGTACACGCGATAGCCGGCGCGCTCGAGCGTGCGGCGCGTCATCGCCCGCACGAGCTGCTCGTCCTCGACCACGAGGATCGTCTCGGAGCCACGGCGCATGTCGCTGTTCGATGGGCGCACCACGGCCGCGCGCGGCACCGTGGCGGTGCGCGGGAGGTAGATCGTGAAGGTCGACCCGCTCCCCGGGGTACTGTCCACCCAGATGAAGCCACCGCTCTGCTTCACCACGCCGTACACCGTCGACAGCCCCATCCCGGTGCCGTGCCCCTTCGCCTTCGTGGTGAAGAACGGCTCGAAGGCGCGCGACAGCGTGATGGCGTCCATGCCCACACCACTGTCCTTCACCGACAGCTGCACGTACTCGCCCGGTGGCATCGGCGGGTGGGCGCGCGCGAAGGCTTCGTCGGCGACCAGGTTCGAGGTCTCCAGCACGAGCGTGCCGCCCCCCGGCATGGCATCGCGGGCGTTGACCACGAGGTTGAGCAGCACCTGCTCCACCTGCACCGGGTCGGCGGTCACGGCGCCTAACGGCTCTCCCTCCAGGAACGTGAGCTGCACCGCCTCGCCCACCAGCCGCTCGAGCAGCTTCCAGACCGCCCCCACCACCTCGTTGAGGTCGATGACCCGCGGCTGCAGGACCTGCTGCCGGCTGAAGGCGAGCAGCTGCCGCGTGAGCGTCGCCGCCCGCTCGGCCGCCTGCCCGATCTCCTCCAGCTCCTCCTGCAGCTCGGTCGGGAGCGCGCCGTTCGCCATGATGAGCTGCGCATTCCCGCGGATGACCGTCAGGAGGTTGTTGAAGTCGTGGGCCACGCCACCGGCCAGGCGCCCCACGGCCTCGATGCGCTGCGACTGCTGCAGCCGGGCCTGCAGCTCCTCCCACGCCGTCACGTCGCGCGAGGTGGCCACGATCCCCTGCACCGCGGGATCGTCCCCCAGGTTGCGCGCCGAGGTCATGAGCGTGCGCCAGCTGCCGTCTGCGTGCCGCACGCGATACTGCGCGCGCTGCCCCCGCGACGGATCCCGCGTCAGCTCCCGGAAGAGCTCGACGATGTGCGCCTGGTCGTCCGGGTGGATGCGCTCCACCGGGTTGCGCCCCAGCACCTCCGACGGCTGCAACCCCAGCACGGCCGACACCGCCGGCGACACGTACCGCACCTTCCCCTCGCCATCGAGGATCGTCACCAGGTCGCTCGCACTCTCGATGATGGTGCGGTACAGCGCCTCGCTGCGCCGCAGCTCATCCTCGGCGTGCTGGCGCGCCGTGATGTCGAGCAGATAGGCGATGACACCGACGATCGCCCCCCCCTCGTCGACGAACGGCTCGAAGCGCGTCATCATCCACGCCGGCGCCCCGTCGGGCGACTGCCAGATGCGCGGCTGGGCCGACTGCACGCGCTCGCCCGCCAGGACGCGGCGCAGCTGGTCGACCACCCCCTCCTCGCGCAGGTACGGGAAGAGTTCCGGCGCCACCCGACCGATCACCGACGCAGCGGCCACGCCGGTGCGCGCCTCCATGAACCGGTTCCACACCCGGTAGCGCAATTCGCGATCGTACACCACGATTCCCTCACCCGCGCTGTCGAGCAGCCGCGAGGCGAAGCGCGCGGGATCCCAGGTGGTGGGATCGCTGGGCATCGGCGGATCGGTGAGTGGTGTACTCAATCGTCGCTGGGGCGAAGAAGACGCAACGACCGGACGCACGCCAGTGCGTGACGCGCACCACCGGCGGCGCCTGAGACGGCGAGAGATCTTGAATACCGAAAACGAGGACCAGAGTCAGTGACTGACGACACAGAGACCGCCGGCAAGGTCCGGCTCGACAAGTGGCTCTGGGCCGCCCGCTTCTTCAAGACGCGTGCGCTCGCGGCCGAGGCCATCGACGGCGGTCGCATCGAAGTGAACGGTGAACGCGCCAAGCGCTCCAAGGCGGTCCAGGTTGGTGACACCGTCCGTGTCAGGCGCCCGCCCTTCGAACAGGTCGTCGTCGTCACCGCCGTTTCGGACAACCGCGGTTCGGCCACGATTGCCGCCGGCCTCTACCGTGAGACCGACGCGTCGGCGCAGGCGCGCGAGTCGCTCGCCGAGCAGATGCGGGCGGTGGGCCCGCCGGCTTTCCGTGACAAGGGGCGCCCCAGCAAGAAGGAACGCCGCGACATCAGTCGCCTGCGCCCCCGCGACTGAGCGCCTAACGCACGTCGGCGAGCGTGGCCAGCGTGCGGCGATCGAGGCGGTGCCCGCCGTCGAACTCGTGTACGCGAAACGGGAGCGCCGAGTCGTCGAGGCGTCGCCGCACCGCCTCCAGGTTGATCCACGGCAGGTACTCGTCGCGGCTGCCGAGCACCAGGTCGAGGCCGTCCGGCGGGAAGCGATGCCGGGTCGCGGCGAGGTCGACGTCGCCCGGGAGTTCGCCGGCCCAGGCGATCACGCGCGACGCCTGGGTCGTCCCGCGCGTGACCCAGCGCAGCAACGTCGGCACCCCCTGCGAAAAGCCGAGCGCGATGATGGGGCGTCCGTCCGCCAGCTGCTCGACGACGCGATCGAGATAGCCGATGTAGTCAGCGATCTCGGCGTCCCGATCCTCGCGCGTCATCCAGGTGGCGCCGACGGGACGCCCGGGGTGACCGCCCCCGGTTTCCTTCCCCGAGTAGAAGCGATTGAGCGCCTCCGGGGCGACGATGGCGCGCGTGTCGTCGGCAATGCCCCCGAAGGGCACCAGGAAGTCGGCGGCGAGTTGCCCGTAGCCATGCAGCACGACCCACACCTCGCGCGCCGTCGCCAGGTTACCTAACGATCGCACGCGCGCCGATCGCGGCGTGACGACGCGATGCTCGCGCTGCTTCTCGTGCTCCAGACGCAGCGCGGCGCGTAGTTCCTCGGTCATGGCACCTCAGGCTTGACGAGCAGGCGGCGTCCCGCGGTGATGCGGGTGGACGTGAGCGCATTCCACGCCACGAGCGAATCGCTCGGGACGCCGTACCGGCGGGCGATGAAGTCCAGGGCCTCGCCGCGCTGCACCAGATGATAGATGGCGCGGCGCGACGCGGCGGCTGTCGCTTCGGTTGCCCGTCGTTCGGCCTCGCTGGCCGCACGAAGCGTCGCCTGCCGCCGGGACAGGACGGCCAGGACGCTATCCACACGCGGCCGGTCGAGAGGCGCGAAGGCGAAGGCATCGCCCCCCGCGCTCCCCGTCAGCCGCACGCCGGTGCGCGTGCCGAGGTACAGTCGCTCGAACTGCACCGACAGCGGGCGATCGTACGGAAGCGAGCGTTCGAGGTACTCCTGCGGCTCGAAGCCACGTTGCAGCAGCGGCTCCGGCGGTACGCCCACGTAGAGCAGGCGCCGGT
This genomic window contains:
- a CDS encoding dicarboxylate/amino acid:cation symporter, encoding MRISGGPAAILALATGFAVGATAASASPDAASLLLAVSDPVGTLWVNAIRMTVIPLVVSLLITGIAGMRDLGSVGRLGIRALLLFVGLLAGIALFTALVAPPIYERLTVDAASAAALRERVAGVTTTVPPLPGFSAWLTSLVPVNPLAAAVDGAMLPLIVFTVAFALAISRLAEETRGAVLGVFQATGDAMLVLVRAVLWASPLGIFALAVSLGAKLGVSGAGAIGFYLATHVALLVAAILLLYPVAVVLGRVSPRVFARAALPPQAVAMGTRSSLAALPAMLDSAEQALGLPRDVSGFVIPLSASVFRLNLAVSWIVGGLFIAKLYGVPFGFQSLATFYIAAVVMSFSVPGIPSGSLFIIAPLFPSVGLPVEGVGILIALDAVPDIFKTTLNVTGHMTVASVLGRSPEAKR
- a CDS encoding RNA-binding protein; protein product: MTDDTETAGKVRLDKWLWAARFFKTRALAAEAIDGGRIEVNGERAKRSKAVQVGDTVRVRRPPFEQVVVVTAVSDNRGSATIAAGLYRETDASAQARESLAEQMRAVGPPAFRDKGRPSKKERRDISRLRPRD
- a CDS encoding CPXCG motif-containing cysteine-rich protein — encoded protein: MEFDDPEEFDLGDGTADTETTVTCPHCGEEVEIAVDPGSGAAQEYVEDCQVCCRPWNVHVTFDDEGHAEVEVSPLDE
- a CDS encoding DUF4105 domain-containing protein, which produces MRILTWIGRSLAVLLVAAAGAWAIVALPQRPSAARSWDGDHARLARADFEGDSAVTLRGVRDFAYTSSTAYTPGFRDRRYDLSAIESVWFILTPFSTTWRGPAHAFVSFGFRDGEHIAVSVEARREVGEEYGLVPGVLRRFELAYIVGTERDLIGRRALFDGDDVFLYPIAAPPARVRQMFVEMMRRANAVQETPEFYNTLTNNCTSNLVDHVNRMVPGRIPSSVRTLLPGYADELALSLGLIEATGTLEDVRARFRINERARAVRAGEDFSAAIRRGMVAAPAPVASDGDGNGPQPGR
- a CDS encoding PAS domain S-box protein, with the translated sequence MPSDPTTWDPARFASRLLDSAGEGIVVYDRELRYRVWNRFMEARTGVAAASVIGRVAPELFPYLREEGVVDQLRRVLAGERVQSAQPRIWQSPDGAPAWMMTRFEPFVDEGGAIVGVIAYLLDITARQHAEDELRRSEALYRTIIESASDLVTILDGEGKVRYVSPAVSAVLGLQPSEVLGRNPVERIHPDDQAHIVELFRELTRDPSRGQRAQYRVRHADGSWRTLMTSARNLGDDPAVQGIVATSRDVTAWEELQARLQQSQRIEAVGRLAGGVAHDFNNLLTVIRGNAQLIMANGALPTELQEELEEIGQAAERAATLTRQLLAFSRQQVLQPRVIDLNEVVGAVWKLLERLVGEAVQLTFLEGEPLGAVTADPVQVEQVLLNLVVNARDAMPGGGTLVLETSNLVADEAFARAHPPMPPGEYVQLSVKDSGVGMDAITLSRAFEPFFTTKAKGHGTGMGLSTVYGVVKQSGGFIWVDSTPGSGSTFTIYLPRTATVPRAAVVRPSNSDMRRGSETILVVEDEQLVRAMTRRTLERAGYRVYEAANGAEALTIARELGTQVDLLLTDIVMPVMGGRELASALQLERPDLCILFMSGYTHEREAHLSAGGGISHFLHKPFTLDELRGRVRLLLDQTPSAA
- a CDS encoding LysM peptidoglycan-binding domain-containing protein; the encoded protein is MTTAAAPRPVRRTLPRSTRRLLRVLVTSAWLFVGLAALAGVAALLFFHRGDAEGSARKANAEIEALLERGERVEWRVPVLQRHWWDSFRVTHGVLAATDRRLLYVGVPPEPLLQRGFEPQEYLERSLPYDRPLSVQFERLYLGTRTGVRLTGSAGGDAFAFAPLDRPRVDSVLAVLSRRQATLRAASEAERRATEATAAASRRAIYHLVQRGEALDFIARRYGVPSDSLVAWNALTSTRITAGRRLLVKPEVP